The region CCAAAAAACAGCCCCATTCATCCATATTTTTAGGTTTGTAGTGACGACTTTAGTCGTCAAAATCACTGGAAACCAGACCTCTAAAGCATCCTCTGACGATTTCGTGGAGTATTAGGAGCTAATCTTATGTCATTCAGCAGTTATAAGAATCTTGGCGAAACTCTCAAAGAATTTCAAATCACCTATGCCGAAGACCACTTTATGGCTGAAGTTGCATTTGATATTTCTGACTACTTTCGTACTGATCTGACACTCATGATGAAAGATGGAATCGTGGATAACTCTGAATTGGTAATTTGCGAAAATTTAATCTATCCCGTATTGAAAGAAGTTTGGAAACAATATCGTCGCGATTTTCTTTTGTGGAGTCAGCAGTTCCTAAACTGTGATGCGAAACTGTCTGGATTTCCAGAATATATCCTGGCACGGCGATCGCCATTGGGCAAGGTAGTCTTTGATCAGCCCTACTTTTTACTGGTGGAAGCAAAGCAGGATAATTTTGATGCTGGATGGGGGCAGTGTTTGGCAGAAATGGTTGCCGCACAACGACTGAATGACCCCGCTCCAATCACAATTTTCGGAATCGTCTCAAATGGTGCAATCTGGCAGTTTGGCAAACTTGCAACAGTGCATTTTAGCAAACACCCTCAGCCCTATACCATCTATGAACTGGATAAACTCTTTGCCGCCGTCAACTACATCTTCCAACAATGTCAATTACAACTGAATACCTTGATAGCTGCTTAATTTTCATTCCATAGAAGGGACGCTCGAATGACAGAAAAGCTCAGTCTAAGTAGCTGGGTGCAATTAAATTAAAGATGGCTTTGGGGGGTGGAGGAGGTGAAACCCCCTGCCTAGGGGCAACGCCCTCACTCCCTTTTCTTCCAATTAACTATGTCTACCTACTTAACAAGGGTTAACTTAAAAGCTGACTGAAGAAGTGCTCATTAGAGAACTCTTGCAAGAAACATCTACAGGAGGTGAAAACAATGTCATACAGTGAATTTACCATTGCTAAGGTTCAGGAACTTTTTCATCTAGTGATCGATGAACAGAGGGAGCTTTTTTCAGATGTTCAGCCAGTCAAACCATCAGAATTATTACAGATGATTCTCAAGGAATATCTATCACTGGCAATTGATGTCAATAGCGAAAAAGTTCGTTCAGAATTCATCATTGCACCTGTTTTGGGTGATGTTCGCCGTCAAAGTAATTATCAAATCTCCCTATTTTCAGGCAAAGAATTTGACGTTGATCGAGAGCAGGGGCTGAGTGGTTACTGTGATTTCATTTTATGTTTATCTAAAGAGCAGCTTTATATTCAAGCACCTGTTGTGATGATTGTGGAAGCAAAGAATGAAAACATTGTCGGTGGTATGGGGCAGTGTATGGCCAGTATGGTTGCTGCTCAGGTATTTAACCAGCGGACAGGTAAACCTATCGATGAGATTTATGGAGCTGTCACAACCGGGACAAGCTGGAGATTTTTGAAATTAGTTGGTCAAACTCTCTGGGTTGATAGAAGTGAATACTACATCAGGGAAGTGGATAAGATTTTAGGTATTTTGATGCTACCTGCGAATCTTTTGTTGAAGCCAGTAGAGTAAAAAAGTGCATTGATCGTTAGCACATTTTGTTCGTGATGTCCTCATCAGTGGGTATGACTTTGCCATGTTTGACACTTTCATGTTTGACACTTTTAAGAACCGTCTAGAAATCCACGGTACTCTGACAACGATTACGGCCCTTCGCATTAGTGCTGGTCGATCAACTGAGCCGATTGGCTCTGACCTGCCCGTGGTCAAGGATTCCCTCGGTCGGCCCCTGATTCCGGGAGCCAGT is a window of Leptolyngbyaceae cyanobacterium JSC-12 DNA encoding:
- a CDS encoding hypothetical protein (IMG reference gene:2510097281) translates to MSYSEFTIAKVQELFHLVIDEQRELFSDVQPVKPSELLQMILKEYLSLAIDVNSEKVRSEFIIAPVLGDVRRQSNYQISLFSGKEFDVDREQGLSGYCDFILCLSKEQLYIQAPVVMIVEAKNENIVGGMGQCMASMVAAQVFNQRTGKPIDEIYGAVTTGTSWRFLKLVGQTLWVDRSEYYIREVDKILGILMLPANLLLKPVE
- a CDS encoding hypothetical protein (IMG reference gene:2510097280); the protein is MSFSSYKNLGETLKEFQITYAEDHFMAEVAFDISDYFRTDLTLMMKDGIVDNSELVICENLIYPVLKEVWKQYRRDFLLWSQQFLNCDAKLSGFPEYILARRSPLGKVVFDQPYFLLVEAKQDNFDAGWGQCLAEMVAAQRLNDPAPITIFGIVSNGAIWQFGKLATVHFSKHPQPYTIYELDKLFAAVNYIFQQCQLQLNTLIAA